One genomic window of Daphnia pulex isolate KAP4 chromosome 10, ASM2113471v1 includes the following:
- the LOC124205544 gene encoding uncharacterized protein LOC124205544: protein MRTTLSILMLVCLASVTIQQQSQNQRVLSQLGLALPPPSVILSRLVQHGVDKLEGLQKQFSGADVNLFSERKFGLGIGTLFKPLLLVALAKIKLALLFGNPLVLLVLKKLLLHAVLGKLLLKIPLILLGGKALLLTNIMAIKFALIAKGLIGFKASLTLLFLGGFLKSTLGGSGLTTILGLAGSLLKLTGHGFKSEEDDEQPNFKLPVTTFGIPPSFAKPSFNSPPVPLKTANSYQSRATVLSTPATPLTAPISTNLSGTNFGLGISGFGANGFGGSGLLTIRAKRDVQGDNGERRGEFSGESLEDLKLEFEAARTNGNAYLFMAAQFDEQSCGLRLLCEVYQKPQESLTQDEILLQNLLGYPLTPLNEEDKDTPKEAYHMAAQLGTSYQGQTNNQICARFYSTCPHNAQQMIHKFVTEDFQTNEADPDNRPVSHPKAPQTSHNAPFYYPTRQPTMTPIQLWKSLFKMPGHQQ, encoded by the exons ATGCGTACCACACTGTCAATTCTCATGTTGGTTTGTTTGGCGTCGGTAACTATTCAGCAGCAGAGTCAAAATCAGCGCGTTCTAAGTCAGCTCGGGCTCGCCCTACCACCTCCTAGTGTAATATTATCGCGACTGGTCCAGCATGGAGTCGACAAGCTTGAAGGACTCCAAAAACAATTCAGCGGCGCAGACGTCAATCTattttctgaaagaaaattcgGTTTGGGCATCGGTACCCTCTTCAAGCCGTTACTTTTAGTAGCATTGGCCAAAATCAAGCTGGCTCTTTTATTTGGAAATCCTTTGGTCTTGTTGGTCCTGAAAAAACTTTTACTTCACGCTGTTCTAGGCAAATTATTACTCAAGATTCCACTCATATTGCTCGGTGGCAAAGCCTTGTTGCTAACCAACATCATGGCCATTAAATTCGCGTTGATCGCCAAAGGATTGATTGGTTTCAAAGCATCTTTAACTCTACTCTTCCTAGGGGGTTTCCTTAAGAGCACATTAGGAGGATCAGGATTAACTACGATTTTAGGTCTGGCCGGTTCTCTTCTCAAACTAACTGGACATGGGTTTAAAAgtgaagaagacgacgaacaACCAAACTTCAAATTGCCTGTTACAACATTTGGAATTCCTCCTTCATTTGCAAAACCATCCTTCAACTCTCCTCCAGTCCCATTGAAAACTGCAAATTCTTACCAATCCCGCGCTACTGTACTCTCAACACCTGCAACTCCTTTGACTGCGCCAATAAGCACTAACCTTAGCGGAACCAATTTTGGATTGGGAATTTCCGGTTTCGGTGCTAATGGATTTGGTGGATCTGGTCTCCTGACTATACGTGCCAAGCGCGACGTTCAAGGAGATaacggagagagaagaggTGAATTCTCAGGCGAATCACTTGAAGATCTGAAACTGGAATTCGAAGCTGCTAGGACCAATGGAAACGCCTATCTCTTCATGGCTGCTCAGTTTGACGAGCAATCCTGCGGGCTCCGCCTTCTTTGTGAAGTCTACCAAAAACCGCAAGAAAGTCTCACTCAAGACGAGATTTTATTACAAAACCTTTTAGG ATATCCTCTTACCCCACTGAATGAAGAGGACAAGGACACTCCAAAGGAAGCGTATCATATGGCGGCCCAACTGGGAACATCTTACCAGGGTCAGACGAATAATCAAATCTGCGCTCGTTTTTACTCAACTTGCCCCCACAATGCCCAGCAGATGATTCACAAGTTTGTCACCGAAGATTTTCAAACCAACGAAGCTGATCCTGACAATCGCCCTGTTAGCCATCCTAAAGCGCCCCAAACTAGCCACAACGCACCCTTCTATTACCCTACTCGGCAACCAACCATGACACCCATCCAACTGTGGAAATCTCTTTTCAAGATGCCAGGCCATCAACAGTAG
- the LOC124203547 gene encoding oxidized purine nucleoside triphosphate hydrolase-like, which translates to MKMFTLVLVLKKSEILLGLKKRGFGEGKWNGFGGKIESGESVIQAAIRELREESGIMTEESNLTECGIINMDFPNGEIPFKIHVFRCSEYKGEILETEEMKPQWFDVQHIPYDLMWSEARIWFPVFLSGTSFQASFSFNALGDIIKHTITQKP; encoded by the exons atgaaaatgtttaccCTTGTCCTTGTGTTGAAGAAATCTGAAATTCTTCTTGGTCTAAAAAAACGTGGATTTGGTGAAGGAAAATGGAATGGCTTTGGAGGAAAAATTGAATCTGGTGAATCTGTAATTCAAGCAGCCATTAG GGAACTTCGTGAAGAGAGCGGAATCATGACTGAAGAATCTAATCTAACAGAATGTGGAATCATAAACATGGATTTTCCTAATGGTGAAATCCCTTTCAAAATTCATGTTTTTCGTTGTTCAGAGTACAAAGGAGAAATCTTGGAAACAGAAG AAATGAAGCCACAGTGGTTTGACGTGCAACATATTCCGTACGATCTTATGTGGAGTGAAGCACGTATCTGGTTTCCAGTTTTTCTCTCCGGGACGTCATTTCAAGCCAGCTTCTCATTCAACGCCCTGGGTGACATAATCAAGCACACAATTACTCAGAAGCCGTAA